One segment of Synechococcus sp. A15-24 DNA contains the following:
- the lpxC gene encoding UDP-3-O-acyl-N-acetylglucosamine deacetylase, with protein MTNWPQDYSGAWTLAAKVERRGVGLHSGGESTVCLRPCDKPGFHLRVGAEAEAVRLGPNQVRDSQLCTTLDLGAHRVATVEHLLAALAGCGLSHCEIAVQGGEIPLLDGSALGWVEAIAEVGLKPAASERPPAPQLEQPLVRHRGSSVITATPSDRFSLVGIIDFPQAAIGRQQLALELTPQRFIDEIAPARTFGFRDQVEQLRAAGLIQGGALDNALVCDGDHWLNPPLRFADEPVRHKLLDLIGDLALVGFPQAQVLVYRGSHGLHTDLAAAL; from the coding sequence GTGACCAACTGGCCGCAGGACTATTCAGGCGCCTGGACCCTCGCCGCAAAGGTGGAGCGGCGTGGCGTTGGGCTGCACAGCGGCGGTGAGTCGACCGTGTGCTTGCGTCCCTGCGACAAGCCGGGGTTTCATCTGCGCGTCGGCGCTGAAGCTGAAGCCGTTCGTCTCGGCCCCAATCAGGTGCGGGACAGTCAGCTCTGCACAACGCTGGACCTGGGGGCTCACCGCGTGGCCACCGTGGAGCATCTGCTGGCGGCCCTGGCAGGCTGTGGTTTGTCCCATTGCGAGATCGCTGTTCAGGGCGGTGAAATTCCGCTGCTGGATGGTTCTGCTCTCGGCTGGGTGGAGGCCATTGCGGAGGTCGGTCTGAAGCCCGCCGCCAGTGAGCGGCCGCCGGCCCCGCAGTTGGAGCAGCCCCTGGTGCGGCACCGCGGCAGCAGCGTGATCACCGCCACACCCTCGGATCGGTTCAGCCTGGTGGGCATCATCGATTTCCCCCAGGCGGCCATCGGCCGTCAACAGTTGGCGCTGGAACTGACCCCCCAACGCTTCATTGACGAGATTGCACCGGCCCGCACCTTTGGTTTCCGTGACCAGGTGGAGCAGCTGCGGGCCGCCGGCCTGATCCAGGGGGGAGCCCTGGACAATGCCCTGGTCTGCGACGGTGATCACTGGCTGAACCCGCCGCTGCGCTTTGCCGACGAACCGGTGCGCCATAAGCTGCTGGACCTCATCGGTGATCTGGCGCTTGTGGGCTTCCCCCAGGCCCAGGTCCTTGTGTACCGGGGCTCCCATGGGCTCCACACCGATCTCGCCGCTGCCCTGTGA
- the fabZ gene encoding 3-hydroxyacyl-ACP dehydratase FabZ, with protein MTDSPASDAVQSSVVLNSEQIAGLLPHRYPFALVDRVIAHEPGVSATAIKNVTVNEPQFQGHFPGRPLMPGVLIVEAMAQVGGLIVTQMPDLPKGLFVFAGIDGVRFRRPVVPGDQLVIHCELLSLKRKRFGKVKAEAKVEGELVCSGELMFSLVD; from the coding sequence GTGACTGATTCCCCCGCCTCGGACGCCGTTCAGTCCTCCGTGGTGCTGAACAGTGAACAGATCGCTGGACTGCTGCCCCACCGCTATCCGTTTGCTCTGGTGGACCGGGTGATCGCTCATGAGCCTGGGGTGTCGGCGACCGCGATCAAGAACGTGACCGTGAATGAGCCGCAGTTTCAAGGCCACTTCCCTGGACGCCCGTTGATGCCGGGGGTGCTGATTGTTGAGGCGATGGCTCAGGTCGGTGGGTTGATCGTGACCCAGATGCCCGATCTGCCGAAGGGTCTGTTCGTCTTTGCCGGGATTGACGGGGTACGCTTCCGCCGCCCCGTGGTTCCTGGAGATCAGCTGGTGATCCACTGCGAACTGCTCAGCCTCAAGCGCAAACGCTTCGGCAAGGTGAAGGCGGAAGCCAAAGTGGAGGGCGAGCTGGTCTGTTCCGGCGAGCTGATGTTCTCCCTGGTGGACTGA
- the lpxA gene encoding acyl-ACP--UDP-N-acetylglucosamine O-acyltransferase → MTVEQSPVQIHPQAVVDPKAQLAAGVVIGPGAVVGPEVLIGENSWIGPHAVLEGRLTLGRDNKVFAGACLGQEPQDLKYRGAPTEVVIGDGNTIRECVTINRATDEGEVTRIGNGNLLMAYCHLGHNCELGSGIVMSNAIQVAGHVIIEDRAVIGGCLGIHQFVHVGGMAMVGGMTRVDRDVPPYCLVEGHPGRVRGLNRVGLRRSGLGSRHEGRELKQLQEIWTLLYRSDLVIAEGVKQAQQQELLPAAAHLCRFLADSIADGRRGPMPALSSR, encoded by the coding sequence ATGACGGTGGAGCAGTCGCCCGTTCAGATCCATCCCCAGGCGGTGGTGGACCCCAAGGCGCAGCTGGCTGCGGGGGTGGTGATCGGTCCAGGCGCCGTTGTGGGGCCTGAGGTGTTGATTGGCGAGAACAGCTGGATCGGCCCCCATGCGGTGCTGGAGGGGCGACTCACCCTTGGTCGCGACAACAAGGTGTTTGCTGGTGCATGCCTGGGTCAGGAACCCCAGGACCTCAAGTACCGGGGTGCGCCGACGGAGGTGGTGATAGGCGATGGCAACACCATCAGAGAGTGCGTGACGATCAACCGCGCCACCGATGAAGGGGAGGTGACGCGGATCGGCAACGGCAACCTGCTGATGGCGTACTGCCACCTCGGTCACAACTGCGAGCTGGGGAGCGGGATCGTGATGTCCAATGCCATCCAGGTGGCCGGCCACGTGATCATCGAAGACCGGGCAGTGATCGGCGGCTGCCTCGGCATCCATCAGTTCGTTCACGTCGGTGGCATGGCCATGGTGGGTGGGATGACCCGGGTGGATCGTGATGTGCCCCCTTACTGCCTGGTGGAAGGTCATCCGGGACGGGTGCGGGGACTGAACCGGGTTGGCTTGCGGCGCAGTGGTCTTGGCAGTCGGCATGAGGGCCGTGAACTCAAGCAGCTGCAGGAAATCTGGACCCTGTTGTATCGCTCCGATCTGGTGATCGCTGAGGGGGTCAAACAGGCCCAGCAGCAGGAGCTTCTGCCGGCGGCAGCTCACCTTTGCCGTTTCCTGGCGGACTCGATCGCTGATGGGCGTCGTGGACCGATGCCGGCGTTGAGCAGTCGCTAA